A genomic segment from Anabas testudineus chromosome 6, fAnaTes1.2, whole genome shotgun sequence encodes:
- the pskh1 gene encoding serine/threonine-protein kinase H1 homolog, whose translation MGCRNSKVLPEPPGDVQLDLVKKVDPLQPPQTDIYKHFIRGDGTGSKTGGAGRGGGGKADSTSPHQAQAQAATPTASAQTPKAPLELSDPQRKKVAKYRAKFDPRVTAKYDIKALIGRGSFSRVVRVEHKSTRQPYAIKMIETRYREGREVCESELCVLRRVRHTNIIQLMEVFETAERVYMVMELATGGELFDRIIARGSFTERDATRVLQMVLDGVKYLHTLGITHRDLKPENLLYYHPGADSKIIITDFGLASSRKKGDECLMKTTCGTPEYIAPEILVRKPYTNAVDMWALGVISYILLSGTMPFEDDNRMRLYRQILKGKYSFSGEPWPSVSNLAKDFVERILTVDPSERLTAGQALKHPWIVSMAASSSMKNLQRCISQNLLKRASSRCHSTKSSQSTRSSRSTKSNKARRVREKELRELNRRYQQQYNG comes from the exons ATGGGGTGCAGGAATAGTAAGGTCCTCCCTGAGCCTCCAGGGGATGTTCAGTTGGACCTGGTCAAAAAG GTTGATCCACTCCAACCCCCGCAGACAGATATCTATAAGCACTTCATACGAGGGGATGGCACTGGAAGCAAGACGGGTGGAGCTGGCAGAGGTGGAGGTGGCAAGGCAGACTCCACTTCCCCACATCAGGCCCAGGCACAAGCTGCCACTCCCACTGCTTCTGCCCAGACCCCCAAGGCCCCCTTGGAACTGTCGGACCCTCAGCGAAAGAAGGTGGCAAAATACCGGGCCAAGTTTGACCCACGGGTCACAGCCAAGTACGACATTAAAGCTCTGATAGGACGTGGAAGTTTTAGCCGTGTTGTTCGCGTGGAACACAAGAGCACGCGACAGCCATACGCCATCAAGATGATCGAGACTCGTTACCGGGAGGGGAGGGAAGTGTGTGAATCAGAGCTTTGTGTTCTCAGACGGGTTCGTCATACCAATATAATCCAGCTGATGGAAGTCTTTGAGACCGCAGAACGTGTCTATATGGTGATGGAGCTGGCCACTGGAGGTGAGCTCTTTGACAGAATAATCGCTCGTGGCTCCTTCACGGAACGGGACGCCACGCGGGTGCTGCAGATGGTGCTGGACGGCGTCAAGTACCTCCACACTTTAGGGATCACTCACCGAGACCTGAAGCCTGAAAACCTGCTGTACTATCACCCGGGAGCAGATTCCAAGATCATCATCACCGACTTCGGTCTGGCAAGCAGCAGGAAAAAGGGAGATGAGTGCCTGATGAAGACTACCTGCGGCACACCAGAGTACATCGCCCCTGAAATCCTGGTGAGGAAGCCCTATACAAATGCCGTGGACATGTGGGCGCTGGGGGTCATATCGTACATCCTGCTGAGTGGAACCATGCCCTTTGAGGACGACAACCGCATGAGGCTCTATCGGCAGATCCTTAAAGGGAAATACAGCTTTTCTGGAGAG CCGTGGCCCAGCGTTTCCAACCTGGCTAAAGACTTTGTGGAACGAATTCTAACGGTGGACCCCAGCGAGCGGCTCACAGCTGGCCAGGCACTCAAGCACCCCTGGATTGTCAGCATGGCTGCTTCCTCCTCCATGAAGAACTTACAGCGCTGTATATCTCAAAACCTCTTGAAGCGGGCATCGTCACGGTGCCACAGCACCAAGTCATCCCAGTCCACGCGTTCCAGCCGCTCCACCAAGTCCAACAAAGCGCGGCGGGTGCGGGAGAAGGAGCTGCGCGAGCTGAACCGCCGCTATCAGCAGCAGTACAATGGCTGA